In Synechococcus sp. KORDI-100, a single window of DNA contains:
- a CDS encoding DNA-directed RNA polymerase subunit gamma, giving the protein MTNSNLRTENHFDYVKITLASPERVMEWGQRTLPNGQVVGEVTKPETINYRTLKPEMDGLFCEKIFGPSKDWECHCGKYKRVRHRGIVCERCGVEVTESRVRRHRMGFIKLAAPVSHVWYLKGIPSYVAILLDMPLRDVEQIVYFNCYVVLDPGDHKDLKYKQLLTEDEWLEIEDEIYAEESEIENEPVVGIGAEALKQLLEDLTLNEVAEQLREEINGSKGQKRAKLIKRLRVIDNFIATDARPEWMVLDVIPVIPPDLRPMVQLDGGRFATSDLNDLYRRVINRNNRLARLQEILAPEIIVRNEKRMLQEAVDALIDNGRRGRTVVGANNRPLKSLSDIIEGKQGRFRQNLLGKRVDYSGRSVIVVGPKLKMHQCGLPKEMAIELFQPFVIHRLIRQNIVNNIKAAKKLIQRADDEVMQVLQEVIDGHPIMLNRAPTLHRLGIQAFEPKLVDGRAIQLHPLVCPAFNADFDGDQMAVHVPLAIEAQTEARMLMLASNNILSPATGQPIVTPSQDMVLGSYYLTALKPHLDQPDFGDRSRTFASLDDVIHAFEDQRIDLHAWVWVRFNGEVDDDDELDQPLKTEDLGDGTRIEQWTLRRDRFDEDGALISRYLLTTVGRVVMNHTIIEAVAAA; this is encoded by the coding sequence ATGACCAACAGCAACCTCCGCACCGAGAACCACTTCGATTACGTCAAGATCACCCTGGCCTCACCGGAGCGAGTGATGGAGTGGGGTCAGCGCACCCTGCCCAATGGCCAGGTTGTGGGTGAGGTCACCAAACCGGAGACCATCAACTACCGCACCCTCAAGCCCGAGATGGATGGGCTGTTTTGCGAGAAAATTTTCGGTCCCTCCAAGGACTGGGAGTGCCATTGCGGCAAGTACAAGCGTGTGCGGCACCGCGGCATCGTTTGCGAGCGTTGCGGCGTTGAGGTCACAGAAAGCCGTGTGCGCCGTCACCGCATGGGCTTCATCAAGCTGGCTGCTCCGGTCTCCCACGTCTGGTACCTGAAGGGCATCCCCAGCTACGTGGCGATCCTGCTGGACATGCCGTTGCGGGATGTGGAGCAGATCGTCTACTTCAACTGCTATGTGGTGCTCGATCCCGGCGACCACAAGGACCTCAAGTACAAGCAACTGCTCACTGAGGATGAATGGCTGGAGATTGAGGATGAGATCTACGCCGAGGAGTCGGAGATCGAGAACGAGCCCGTGGTGGGCATCGGTGCTGAGGCTCTGAAGCAACTTCTCGAGGACCTCACGCTCAATGAGGTGGCCGAGCAACTGCGGGAAGAGATCAACGGCAGCAAAGGTCAGAAGCGAGCGAAGCTGATCAAGCGTCTGCGGGTGATCGACAACTTCATCGCGACCGATGCCCGCCCTGAGTGGATGGTGCTGGATGTGATCCCGGTGATCCCCCCTGACCTCCGGCCGATGGTTCAGCTCGACGGCGGTCGCTTCGCCACCAGCGATCTCAATGATCTGTATCGCCGGGTCATCAACCGCAACAACCGCCTGGCGCGGCTTCAGGAGATCCTCGCCCCCGAAATCATCGTCCGCAACGAGAAGCGGATGCTCCAGGAGGCTGTCGATGCCCTGATCGACAACGGTCGCCGTGGTCGCACAGTGGTCGGTGCCAACAACCGTCCGCTCAAGTCACTGAGCGACATCATTGAAGGGAAACAGGGTCGCTTCCGCCAGAACCTTCTCGGCAAGCGGGTCGACTACTCCGGTCGTTCCGTGATCGTGGTGGGTCCCAAGCTGAAGATGCATCAGTGCGGTCTGCCCAAGGAAATGGCGATCGAGCTGTTCCAGCCGTTCGTGATTCATCGCCTGATCCGTCAGAACATCGTTAACAACATCAAGGCGGCCAAGAAGCTGATCCAGCGCGCCGACGATGAGGTGATGCAGGTGCTGCAGGAGGTGATCGATGGTCACCCGATCATGCTCAACCGTGCTCCGACCCTTCACCGGCTTGGCATTCAGGCCTTCGAGCCGAAATTGGTTGATGGTCGCGCCATTCAGCTGCATCCCCTGGTCTGTCCTGCATTCAACGCCGACTTCGACGGTGACCAGATGGCCGTACACGTTCCCCTGGCGATCGAAGCCCAGACCGAGGCCCGGATGTTGATGCTCGCCAGCAACAACATTCTTTCGCCTGCCACCGGCCAGCCCATCGTCACGCCCTCCCAGGACATGGTGCTGGGTTCCTATTACCTGACGGCCCTCAAACCGCACCTGGACCAGCCGGACTTTGGGGATCGCAGCCGCACGTTCGCCAGCCTGGACGATGTGATCCATGCCTTTGAAGATCAGCGAATCGATCTGCATGCATGGGTCTGGGTGCGTTTCAACGGAGAGGTTGACGACGACGACGAGCTGGATCAGCCGCTCAAGACGGAAGACCTCGGAGATGGAACACGGATTGAGCAGTGGACCCTCCGTCGTGATCGATTCGACGAGGACGGTGCCCTGATCAGCCGTTATCTGCTCACCACTGTTGGCCGTGTGGTGATGAATCACACCATCATCGAAGCGGTGGCCGCCGCCTGA
- the rlmN gene encoding 23S rRNA (adenine(2503)-C(2))-methyltransferase RlmN — translation MTHPLLGRSAAELEDWAVAQGQQPFRGRQLHDWLYSKGAHSLNDITVLPKLWRQQLQDTDVVVGRLKEVHRSVATDATTKLLLSTDDGETIETVGIPTDQRLTVCVSSQVGCPMACRFCATGKGGLQRSLKTHEIVDQVLSVREAMDRRPSHVVFMGMGEPLLNSEAVLDAIRCFNNDLGIGQRRITVSTVGVPRTLPRLAELAMQRLGRTQFTLAVSLHAPNQALREELIPTAGAYPLDVLLDDCRRYLKVTGRRVSFEYILLGGLNDAPEHAVELADRVGGFQSHVNLIAYNPIEEENFKRPEPRSVDTFQRVLERRGIAVSVRASRGLDQNAACGQLRRQRSSSGSSR, via the coding sequence GTGACGCATCCTCTGCTCGGCCGCAGCGCAGCCGAGCTCGAGGACTGGGCCGTTGCTCAGGGACAGCAGCCCTTCCGGGGTCGTCAGCTGCATGACTGGCTTTACAGCAAGGGTGCCCATTCCTTGAACGACATCACGGTGCTCCCGAAGCTCTGGCGTCAGCAGCTGCAGGACACCGATGTTGTGGTCGGTCGCCTCAAGGAAGTGCATCGGTCGGTGGCCACGGATGCCACAACCAAGCTTCTGCTGTCCACCGACGATGGCGAGACGATTGAAACCGTTGGGATCCCCACGGATCAGCGCCTCACGGTCTGCGTGTCCAGTCAGGTTGGTTGTCCGATGGCCTGTCGTTTTTGCGCCACCGGCAAGGGCGGTCTGCAGCGTTCACTTAAAACCCACGAGATCGTTGATCAGGTCTTGAGTGTGCGGGAAGCCATGGATCGTCGTCCATCCCATGTGGTCTTCATGGGAATGGGAGAGCCGTTGCTGAACAGTGAGGCTGTACTGGATGCCATTCGCTGTTTCAACAACGATCTCGGGATCGGCCAGCGCAGAATCACGGTGAGCACGGTTGGCGTGCCCCGTACGCTGCCGCGTCTGGCCGAACTGGCGATGCAACGTCTCGGGCGTACCCAGTTCACCCTTGCGGTGAGTCTGCATGCACCGAACCAGGCGCTTCGTGAAGAGCTGATTCCAACAGCTGGTGCTTATCCCTTGGATGTTCTGCTTGATGACTGCCGTCGATACCTCAAAGTCACAGGTCGTCGCGTCAGTTTTGAGTACATCCTTCTGGGTGGCTTGAACGATGCTCCTGAACATGCTGTTGAGTTAGCCGATCGTGTGGGCGGATTTCAGAGCCACGTGAATCTGATCGCCTACAACCCGATCGAGGAGGAAAATTTCAAACGGCCTGAACCCAGAAGTGTTGATACTTTTCAGCGCGTGTTGGAACGCCGTGGCATCGCCGTGAGTGTGCGGGCAAGCCGTGGGCTCGATCAGAATGCAGCCTGTGGTCAGCTAAGGCGGCAACGGTCGTCATCAGGATCATCACGGTGA
- a CDS encoding DNA-directed RNA polymerase subunit beta', translating into MTSSSKSRKSSKAKKAAAAAEAASRQLAQTPPPFRNRVVDKKALKQLVAWSYKNHGTAVTASMADKLKDLGFRYATQAAVSISVNDLQVPEAKKALLGEAEEQITATEERYRLGEITEVERHTKVIDTWTETNERLVDAVKKNFNQNAPLNSVWMMANSGARGNMSQVRQLVGMRGLMANPQGEIIDLPIRTNFREGLTVTEYVISSYGARKGLVDTALRTADSGYLTRRLVDVAQDVIVREDDCGTMRHINVDAEDGRFGNRLVGRLTASQVVGADGEVLAERDTEIGPPLSDRFEKAGVSSVSVRSPLTCEANRSVCRKCYGWALAHNELVDLGEAVGIIAAQSIGEPGTQLTMRTFHTGGVSTAETGVVRSTIAGTVEFTSKARVRPYRTPHGVEAQQAEVDFTLSIKPSGKGRTQKIEVSNGSLLFVSNGQEIESDVTVAQIAAGAVKKSVEKATKDVICDLAGQVRYEEKIQPREVTDRQGNITVKAQRLGRLWVLAGDVYNLPPNAQPVVAGQTSVHEGQVLAEASQRSEFGGEVRLRDSIGDSREVQIVTTAMTLKDFKLLEESTHSGEIWNLEAKDGTRYRLNTIPGSKIGSGEVIAELADDRFRTNTGGLVRFAPGLAIKKARSAKNGYEVSKGGTLLWIPQETHEINKDISLLMIEDGQWIEAGTEVVKDIFSQTAGIVSVTQKNDILREIIVRGGDFHLSSDSKAVERFQGDGQMVNPGEEIAKGLSIDTMKFVQTVETPEGTGLLLRPVEEYTIPNEAQLPELAHVKQANGPHLGIKATQRLAFKDGELIKSVEGVELLKTQLLLETFDTTPQMTVDVEKAPDKRAKTISRLRLVILESILVRRDTMSDSSHGSTHTELQVEDGISVKAGDVVATTQILCKQQGLAQLPDPPEGEPVRRLIVERPEDTTTLQTSGAPLVTVGQRIVDGEPLAEGELASCCGEVEKVEGNNVTMRLGRPYMVSPDSVLHVRDGDLVQRGDGLALLVFERQKTGDIVQGLPRIEELLEARRPRESAILCKKPGTVEIKQDDENESLTVTVIEADDAIGEYPILLGRNVMVSDGQQVSAGELLTDGPINPHELLECFFEDLRSRKPLMDAAQEAIANLQHRLVTEVQNVYKSQGVSIDDKHIEVIVRQMTSKVRVEDAGDTTLLPGELIELRQVEDTNQAMSITGGAPAEFTPVLLGITKASLNTDSFISAASFQETTRVLTEAAIEGKSDWLRGLKENVIIGRLIPAGTGFSGFEEELQKEAGPHPDILAEDPTGYRRMQNLRPDYTVEMPPASTASAVLDDPSDADLEATRTRHNIEASSSNFAAFARPDADNELAEEQVVDAEAVEGLQEEGLLSDE; encoded by the coding sequence ATGACCTCCTCCTCCAAATCCCGTAAATCCTCCAAGGCCAAAAAGGCCGCAGCTGCGGCTGAGGCCGCTTCCCGCCAGCTGGCTCAGACGCCGCCTCCATTCCGCAACCGGGTTGTGGACAAAAAGGCCCTCAAGCAACTGGTGGCCTGGTCATACAAGAACCACGGCACGGCTGTAACCGCGTCGATGGCGGACAAACTCAAGGATCTCGGCTTCCGTTACGCCACCCAGGCCGCTGTCTCGATCTCGGTGAACGACCTACAGGTTCCCGAAGCCAAGAAAGCTCTTCTGGGAGAGGCAGAGGAACAGATCACAGCCACCGAAGAGCGCTACCGGCTGGGGGAAATCACCGAGGTGGAACGGCACACCAAGGTGATCGACACCTGGACGGAGACCAACGAGCGACTGGTGGACGCAGTCAAAAAGAACTTCAACCAGAACGCGCCTCTGAACTCGGTCTGGATGATGGCCAACTCCGGTGCCCGCGGAAACATGTCGCAGGTGCGCCAGCTAGTTGGCATGCGCGGTCTGATGGCCAACCCCCAGGGCGAAATCATCGACCTTCCGATTCGCACCAACTTCCGTGAGGGCCTCACGGTGACTGAGTACGTCATTTCCTCCTACGGCGCCCGTAAGGGTCTGGTGGATACGGCACTGCGCACCGCTGACTCCGGCTACCTGACCCGTCGACTGGTGGATGTGGCTCAGGACGTGATCGTCCGTGAGGACGACTGCGGCACCATGCGCCACATCAATGTTGACGCTGAGGACGGCAGGTTCGGTAACCGCCTGGTTGGACGCTTGACGGCATCACAGGTGGTTGGTGCCGATGGTGAGGTGCTCGCCGAGCGGGATACCGAGATTGGTCCTCCTCTTTCCGATCGCTTTGAGAAAGCAGGAGTGTCCAGCGTCAGTGTGCGATCACCTCTGACCTGTGAAGCCAATCGTTCGGTCTGCCGCAAGTGCTATGGCTGGGCCCTGGCTCACAACGAGCTTGTTGATCTCGGTGAAGCCGTTGGCATCATTGCGGCCCAGTCGATCGGGGAACCCGGGACCCAGCTCACGATGCGCACCTTCCATACCGGAGGTGTGTCGACAGCCGAAACAGGGGTGGTTCGCTCGACGATTGCAGGAACGGTCGAGTTCACCTCAAAAGCCAGGGTGCGTCCCTACCGGACACCGCACGGTGTGGAGGCCCAGCAGGCTGAAGTTGATTTCACCCTCTCGATCAAACCCTCCGGTAAGGGACGCACCCAGAAGATCGAAGTCAGCAATGGTTCGCTGCTGTTCGTCAGCAACGGTCAGGAGATCGAGTCCGACGTCACCGTCGCTCAGATCGCCGCAGGTGCGGTGAAGAAGAGCGTCGAGAAGGCCACCAAGGACGTGATCTGCGACCTCGCCGGACAGGTTCGTTACGAGGAGAAGATCCAGCCCAGGGAAGTGACTGACCGTCAGGGCAACATTACCGTCAAGGCCCAGCGGCTGGGTCGCCTTTGGGTTCTGGCCGGTGATGTCTACAACCTGCCTCCCAACGCCCAGCCGGTCGTTGCCGGACAGACCTCCGTCCATGAGGGTCAGGTGTTGGCTGAGGCCAGTCAGCGCAGTGAGTTCGGCGGAGAGGTGAGGCTCAGGGATTCCATCGGTGATTCCCGTGAGGTGCAGATCGTCACCACGGCGATGACGCTTAAGGACTTCAAGCTGCTTGAGGAATCCACCCACTCCGGCGAGATCTGGAATCTCGAGGCCAAGGACGGCACCCGCTACCGCCTTAACACCATTCCAGGCAGCAAGATCGGTTCAGGGGAAGTGATCGCCGAACTCGCGGATGACCGTTTCCGCACGAACACCGGTGGTCTGGTGCGTTTTGCACCCGGTCTGGCCATCAAGAAAGCCCGATCCGCCAAGAACGGTTACGAGGTGAGCAAAGGCGGCACTCTGCTCTGGATCCCCCAGGAGACCCACGAGATCAACAAGGACATTTCCCTGTTGATGATCGAGGACGGCCAGTGGATTGAAGCCGGCACCGAGGTGGTGAAGGACATCTTCAGTCAGACCGCAGGCATTGTTTCAGTCACCCAGAAAAACGACATCCTGCGCGAGATCATCGTGCGTGGTGGTGATTTCCATCTCTCCAGCGACAGCAAGGCGGTGGAGCGTTTCCAGGGCGACGGCCAGATGGTCAACCCGGGAGAGGAGATCGCCAAGGGGTTGAGCATCGACACCATGAAGTTCGTGCAGACGGTTGAAACCCCGGAGGGCACCGGCCTGCTGTTACGCCCTGTCGAGGAATACACCATTCCCAACGAGGCGCAGCTGCCCGAGCTGGCCCATGTGAAGCAGGCCAATGGTCCTCACCTGGGCATCAAGGCAACCCAGCGCCTTGCCTTCAAAGACGGTGAACTGATCAAGTCTGTTGAGGGTGTGGAACTGCTGAAAACACAGCTTCTGCTCGAAACCTTCGACACCACGCCACAGATGACGGTGGATGTGGAGAAAGCCCCCGACAAGCGGGCCAAGACGATCTCCCGCCTGCGTTTGGTGATCCTCGAGTCGATCCTCGTCCGTCGGGACACCATGTCCGATTCCAGCCATGGCTCGACCCACACGGAGCTGCAGGTCGAAGACGGCATCTCCGTCAAGGCCGGAGATGTGGTTGCCACCACTCAGATTCTCTGCAAGCAGCAGGGCCTGGCTCAGCTCCCAGATCCTCCAGAAGGAGAGCCTGTCCGACGTCTCATCGTGGAGCGTCCGGAAGACACCACCACGCTGCAGACCTCTGGCGCTCCGCTGGTCACCGTGGGGCAACGCATCGTCGATGGCGAACCGCTGGCAGAGGGTGAACTGGCCAGCTGCTGCGGTGAGGTCGAGAAGGTTGAGGGCAACAACGTCACCATGCGCCTCGGACGTCCTTACATGGTGTCCCCCGATTCCGTGCTGCATGTGCGAGACGGGGATCTGGTGCAGCGGGGCGATGGCCTGGCCCTGCTTGTGTTCGAACGTCAGAAAACCGGGGATATCGTCCAGGGTCTTCCGAGGATCGAGGAGTTGCTGGAGGCCCGTCGCCCCCGTGAATCGGCGATTCTCTGCAAGAAGCCCGGAACGGTTGAGATCAAGCAGGACGATGAGAACGAGTCACTCACCGTCACCGTGATCGAGGCCGATGATGCCATCGGCGAATACCCGATTCTGCTTGGACGCAATGTCATGGTCAGTGACGGCCAGCAGGTGAGTGCCGGTGAACTGCTCACGGATGGTCCGATCAATCCCCATGAGCTGCTCGAGTGCTTCTTTGAAGACCTGCGCAGTCGTAAACCCCTGATGGATGCGGCTCAGGAGGCGATCGCCAACCTCCAGCACCGCCTGGTCACCGAGGTGCAGAACGTCTACAAGTCCCAGGGCGTGTCGATCGACGACAAACACATCGAGGTGATTGTGCGTCAGATGACCAGCAAGGTGCGTGTGGAGGATGCAGGGGACACCACGCTTCTGCCGGGTGAATTGATTGAGCTTCGACAGGTGGAGGACACCAACCAGGCCATGTCGATCACCGGGGGAGCACCCGCGGAGTTCACACCGGTGCTGCTTGGCATCACGAAAGCTTCGCTCAACACCGACAGCTTCATCTCCGCCGCGTCCTTCCAGGAAACCACCCGCGTGCTCACAGAGGCAGCGATTGAAGGAAAGAGCGACTGGTTGCGCGGCCTCAAGGAGAACGTGATCATCGGTCGCCTGATTCCGGCAGGAACCGGCTTCAGCGGCTTTGAGGAAGAACTGCAGAAAGAGGCAGGTCCCCACCCGGACATCCTTGCGGAGGATCCCACCGGCTATCGCCGGATGCAGAACCTTCGTCCTGATTACACGGTGGAAATGCCCCCGGCCTCCACAGCCAGCGCTGTGCTGGATGATCCCAGCGATGCTGATCTGGAAGCCACGCGCACGCGGCACAACATCGAGGCCTCCAGCAGCAACTTTGCCGCGTTTGCGCGCCCAGACGCCGACAATGAGCTTGCGGAGGAGCAGGTGGTTGATGCCGAAGCCGTGGAGGGTCTTCAGGAAGAAGGTCTGCTTTCTGATGAGTGA
- a CDS encoding sodium:solute symporter family protein has translation MASVDWFLLGLYLVLTLVLGLWLARRNSGEDDFFVAGRSLSGWLAGASMAATTFSIDTPLYVAGLVGTRGLAGNWEWWSFGLAHVAMAVVFAPLWRRSGVLTDAAFTELRYGGPIAAWLRGVKAFLLALPVNCIGIGYAFLALRKVVEALGIVSGQPAALGVSDTVWLMAVVALLVVSYTVAGGLWAVVVNDLVQLLLALAGALAVAVAALHAAGGMDQLLGRLDALGRPELLSLVPWTWDGNGISWLEGAGISVPMFTAYLAIQWWSFRRSDGGGEFIQRMLATRDEQQAGLAGWVFLVVNYLLRSWLWVVVALSALVLLPAQSDWELSYPALAVELLPPVALGLVVVSLVAAFMSTVSTSVNWGASYLTHDLYQRFLRPDASSRELLLIGQLTTILLLVLGVITALVSDSIGTVFRLVIAIGSGPGVVLVLRWFWWRVNAAAELAAMLCGFVVGLFTSVIPLLRIDDFGIRLTVITVSSAVVWLAVMLLTPPESDEVLERFVRQVQPPGPGWARWRERCGVDTVDTLPELIQRFVLANGVLFGGLLGIGAFLLHQQWLGWGCLVLLVVCALALRPRSASSAF, from the coding sequence ATGGCATCGGTTGATTGGTTCCTCTTAGGTCTCTACCTCGTTCTCACGCTGGTGCTGGGCCTTTGGTTGGCTCGTCGTAACAGCGGAGAGGATGATTTTTTTGTGGCCGGCCGCAGCCTCAGTGGCTGGCTGGCTGGCGCCTCCATGGCGGCCACCACTTTTTCGATCGATACGCCTCTCTACGTCGCGGGTCTGGTCGGTACGCGGGGACTCGCTGGCAACTGGGAGTGGTGGAGTTTCGGCCTTGCCCACGTGGCGATGGCGGTCGTTTTCGCACCGTTGTGGCGTCGCAGCGGCGTTCTTACGGATGCGGCTTTCACTGAGCTTCGTTACGGCGGGCCCATCGCAGCCTGGTTGCGGGGGGTCAAGGCGTTTCTGCTGGCCCTGCCGGTGAACTGCATCGGGATCGGGTATGCCTTCCTTGCGCTTCGCAAGGTGGTGGAAGCGCTCGGCATCGTCTCCGGTCAACCAGCGGCTCTGGGTGTGAGCGATACGGTCTGGCTGATGGCCGTGGTGGCGTTGCTGGTGGTCAGCTACACGGTTGCTGGTGGCCTCTGGGCTGTTGTCGTCAACGATCTTGTGCAATTGCTGCTGGCTCTAGCCGGTGCTCTTGCCGTCGCGGTCGCGGCGCTGCATGCGGCGGGCGGGATGGATCAGCTGCTCGGTCGACTGGATGCCCTCGGGCGTCCTGAGCTGCTCAGCCTGGTGCCCTGGACCTGGGACGGCAATGGAATCAGCTGGCTCGAAGGTGCAGGCATCAGCGTGCCGATGTTCACCGCTTATCTCGCGATTCAGTGGTGGAGTTTTCGACGCAGCGACGGCGGCGGTGAATTCATCCAGAGGATGCTGGCCACCCGGGATGAGCAGCAGGCCGGACTCGCCGGCTGGGTTTTTCTGGTCGTCAATTACCTCTTGCGTAGCTGGTTGTGGGTGGTGGTGGCCTTGTCCGCCCTGGTGTTGCTCCCGGCGCAGAGTGATTGGGAGCTGAGCTACCCCGCGCTTGCGGTTGAGCTGTTGCCCCCTGTGGCCCTTGGCCTTGTGGTGGTGTCCCTGGTGGCCGCGTTCATGAGCACGGTCAGCACCTCGGTGAACTGGGGGGCCAGCTACCTCACCCATGACCTTTATCAGCGGTTTCTGCGCCCTGATGCCAGTTCCAGGGAGTTGTTGCTGATCGGTCAGCTCACCACAATCCTTCTTCTGGTGCTTGGGGTGATCACCGCTCTGGTGAGCGATAGCATCGGGACGGTGTTTCGGCTGGTGATCGCGATCGGATCGGGGCCCGGGGTTGTTCTGGTGTTGCGCTGGTTCTGGTGGCGGGTGAATGCGGCAGCTGAGCTCGCTGCCATGCTCTGCGGTTTCGTGGTTGGTCTGTTCACGTCGGTGATCCCCCTGTTGCGCATCGATGACTTCGGCATTCGTCTGACGGTGATCACAGTCAGCTCCGCCGTCGTCTGGCTGGCGGTGATGCTGCTCACTCCTCCGGAATCCGATGAGGTGCTTGAGCGTTTTGTACGTCAGGTTCAGCCCCCAGGCCCGGGTTGGGCACGCTGGCGCGAGCGTTGTGGTGTCGACACGGTCGACACCCTTCCGGAGCTGATTCAACGGTTCGTTCTGGCGAACGGGGTTCTGTTCGGAGGATTGCTGGGGATCGGTGCCTTCCTGCTGCATCAGCAGTGGCTTGGTTGGGGATGCCTGGTTTTGCTCGTTGTCTGTGCCCTCGCGCTCCGGCCGAGGTCAGCATCCTCAGCGTTCTGA